Below is a window of Picosynechococcus sp. PCC 7002 DNA.
CAAACAAACTAGGAAGTTACAGAAAATACCACGGACAATGAAGAGAAAGAAGCCATTGGTGCCCATTTCTTTCACTGCCACGGTCTTGGAGAGGGCGATTTCGATAATTTTTTCACCCACGGGGCTGGGGTCAGCCGTCCCACCATTGGTAAGGGAGAACCCCATCAACAGGGCCACAAACAAACAACCTAAAAAATTACCCAGATAAACCCAAAGCCAATTATTAATAACTCTGCCAAACCTCACTCGTCTCGCCAACATTGCCGATGTCATCAGCGCAAAGTTGCCAGTTACCAGTTCCATCCCAAAGAGCACGATGGAGGCAAATCCCCAAGGGAAGAGAAGTGCTCCGAGGAATGGCAGACCACTTTGTACGGCGACGGTAACAGCGAGGGTGGTGGCAACGCCAAGGGCCAGACCAGAGTAGAAGCCACGGATGAGCAGATCTTTGACGGAAAGACGTGCTTTTGTTTCGCCTGCTTTGATACTGGCATCTACTAGTTCTTTGGGGATTACGTAGTCCATTATTTTCTCCTAATTTAAAACCGATGGGGAAACAAAAGGGTCATTGGTTTTTCTAAAGTCAATGCGCTTTGAGATTAACTTTTAAACCACAGATAAATTGTTCATGAAGAACTTAATTTCACTTTTCCGGAATTTAATTTCAAAAGTTTAGCTCTGGAT
It encodes the following:
- a CDS encoding formate/nitrite transporter family protein is translated as MDYVIPKELVDASIKAGETKARLSVKDLLIRGFYSGLALGVATTLAVTVAVQSGLPFLGALLFPWGFASIVLFGMELVTGNFALMTSAMLARRVRFGRVINNWLWVYLGNFLGCLFVALLMGFSLTNGGTADPSPVGEKIIEIALSKTVAVKEMGTNGFFLFIVRGIFCNFLVCLAVMMGMVSKSVPGKFMGCWFPIFAFVTLGLEHIVVNMFFILTGMVLGAPISGMDMVFWDFLPVTIGNIIGGGIFIGALLYSTHYTKSQGLPQMAMEESMKNPVLR